A part of Chanos chanos chromosome 9, fChaCha1.1, whole genome shotgun sequence genomic DNA contains:
- the LOC115821585 gene encoding uncharacterized protein LOC115821585: protein MASELVKKTQSITTAKDMRESTQLIMKPYANWEEYLTPAPLSIAILGELVFISSSTDFSINKNPPKDGYKHIKYPESFRACLMQVCNSGWWAFNEAHKNMDQIRLHTSTVPAYMKTAVKILFQGSDEVVQALLPDQLENIRVIADDCVQLACAAEQKFTDVINIIQELLEACVNAEHFYGEELNEIKRKLEEAKMREQTSREANERSKKAMKTMEKELADAQEKYSKAIDSLPSGWEMIGMDFVEGIIESATSLTNGLMSVTTCPDSQMCQASTMKDTCDNTGVKDDAADEVDKINIISKSGEILRAAEILGKFIKGEDIKWKKLYDQKKKKTNTDFAAEQFKRIQSDLQRSPDCAPKQEALRLCETGINICQQLAEYAPEGQCSKEKTAEIICDWKALIKSARAFDSKSKNATKSPSMTSKPPMMYQQENKTEGSGKKSASQRATENAHFRIEQTRAQLDKTRETYEKCVENMEKNQKELTDILITMRKCEVKEIDFNTTIEMLVKGMDAMGRVKEQWEKMVRFFQMVSNIVKVSLNKTLHNFVTTSEKTQKLSYNAKLFSKDQLYNQAFQASNIASLVHMISETYTEVSTKYLMDRVSSLGKLMAMDKSKPEFEQERRQLQNGCDEAQKGILQLVIKNKKAFESSADARLEKIEGELLAILPAAAPEETKAIKEAVVAGMTEEEESNYC, encoded by the coding sequence ATGGCTTCTGAACTTGTGAAGAAGACTCAGAGTATCACCACAGCAAAGGACATGAGAGAGTCCACCCAGCTCATAATGAAACCTTATGCCAACTGGGAGGAGTACCTCACACCAGCACCACTTTCCATAGCTATACTAGGAGAGCTGGTCTTCATTTCCTCTTCAACTGATTTCTCTATCAACAAAAACCCACCCAAAGATGGCTACAAGCACATCAAATACCCAGAGTCATTCCGTGCCTGCCTCATGCAAGTGTGTAACTCTGGCTGGTGGGCTTTTAATGAAGCCCATAAGAATATGGATCAGATCCGCCTTCACACTTCCACTGTACCAGCCTACATGAAGACTGCAGTGAAGATCCTGTTTCAGGGAAGTGATGAGGTTGTCCAGGCCCTCCTACCTGACCAGCTGGAGAATATTCGGGTTATTGCAGATGACTGTGTGCAGTTGGCCTGTGCAGCAGAACAAAAGTTTACTGATGTCATCAATATCATTCAAGAACTCCTGGAGGCATGTGTGAATGCAGAACATTTTTATGGGGAGGagctgaatgaaataaaaaggaaactGGAAGAGGCCAAAATGAGGGAGCAAACATCGCGAGAAGCCAATGAAAGATCTAAGAAAGCAATGAAGACAATGGAGAAGGAATTGGCAGATGCGCAAGAGAAATACAGCAAAGCAATCGATTCACTTCCTAGTGGATGGGAAATGATTGGTATGGATTTCGTTGAGGGAATAATAGAAAGTGCGACAAGTCTAACAAATGGACTAATGTCTGTTACTACCTGCCCTGATTCACAAATGTGTCAAGCATCAACAATGAAGGATACATGCGATAACACAGGAGTTAAGGATGATGCAGCAGATGAAGttgataaaataaacatcattaGCAAGTCTGGAGAAATTCTTCGGGCGGCAGAAATTCTTGGAAAATTCATCAAAGGGGAAGATATCAAGTGGAAAAAGTTGTATgaccagaagaagaagaaaacaaacacagattttgCAGCAGAGCAGTTTAAACGGATTCAAAGTGACTTGCAAAGGTCCCCAGATTGCGCCCCAAAACAAGAAGCTCTACGCTTATGTGAAACTGGAATTAACATCTGTCAGCAGCTTGCAGAGTATGCACCTGAAGGTCAGTGTAGCAAAGAAAAAACGGCGGAGATCATCTGTGATTGGAAAGCGCTCATTAAATCAGCTCGTGCTTTTGACAGCAAAAGCAAGAATGCCACAAAGTCTCCGTCCATGACTTCAAAACCACCAATGATGTACCAACAGGAGAATAAGACTGAAGGGTCCGGTAAAAAGTCTGCAAGTCAAAGGGCGACAGAGAACGCTCACTTCCGTATTGAGCAGACTAGAGCACAACTGGACAAGACAAGAGAGACGTATGAGAAGTGTGTGGAGAACATGGAGAAGAACCAGAAGGagctgactgacattttgaTCACCATGAGAAAGTGTGAAGTCAAGGAGATTGACTTCAACACCACCATAGAAATGCTGGTCAAAGGTATGGATGCCATGGGTAGAGTGAAGGAACAATGGGAGAAGATGGTACGCTTCTTTCAGATGGTGTCCAACATCGTGAAGGTCAGCCTgaacaaaacactccacaatTTTGTCACAACATCTGAGAAGACACAGAAACTGTCTTACAATGCCAAACTGTTCTCAAAAGACCAGCTCTACAACCAGGCCTTCCAGGCATCCAACATCGCCAGTCTTGTCCATATGATCTCAGAGACCTACACTGAGGTGTCCACCAAGTACCTGATGGACAGAGTCAGTAGTTTGGGCAAACTCATGGCCATGGATAAGAGTAAGCCAGAGTTTGAACAAGAACGTCGACAGCTACAGAATGGGTGTGATGAGGCACAGAAAGGTATTCTACAACTGGtcatcaagaacaaaaaagcTTTTGAGAGCAGTGCTGATGCAAGATTAGAGAAGATTGAGGGGGAATTGCTGGCCATTCTTCCAGCTGCAGCACCAGAAGAAACCAAGGCCATTAAAGAAGCTGTTGTTGCTGGAATGACTGAAGAGGAAGAATCAAACTACTGCTGA